One Lysobacter enzymogenes DNA segment encodes these proteins:
- a CDS encoding DUF4175 domain-containing protein, with amino-acid sequence MSAAQRIAQWHARARRSRAAYLACVCGVWLLPLAAWVARSYGAGPASAAAALGAAAVGWRAWRGARALDRQWLRRRLDALRADMDDSADLLFADDAALVGLQRLQRARLQRRIETAPASDLRLPWNWRSLAVGASLALALAAAAAWWPQPRPQAPGPALSPAPPVAAAPGQPRLVAQALRIEPPAYTGLPARDEPALEGRAAEGARLRWRLRFQPQPAQAALVFHDGERLPLRREGEDWSAQRTLAKSTLYRIDASGAPPAQARRLYRLDVVPDRPPQLRVLQPERGLTLLAPGQKAWPLAFEASDDYGVAATARLRITLVQGSGEQISFRERSVDLRGSGNARAKRFVHRLDLATLGYALGDDLIVQLSVSDNRAPQAQTALSPSLILRWPADAGSEATGIEGMVKTVLPAYFRSQRQIIIDAETLIAQKRKFDGESFEKKSDAIGVDQRLLRLRYGQFLGEEAEGEPKLPTSDSEDDHDHGRDGDGHAGHEPSAPAAAHDDHDHGAAAAKPAFGEEGAVLEEFGHTHDHAEAATLLDPQTRKLLKSALDQMWQSELHLRQGQPQRALPFAYKALGFIKQVQQASRIYLARVGPELPPIDESRRLSGDRAGLARREDALTPATAADPLPARLWRELDAPASQPVDYAALERWLGANNERVADPLAFAAALSALRDRPDCGECRARLRGLLWPLLQRPAAAVRARAAGDARDRRYLDGLPQEAR; translated from the coding sequence ATGAGCGCGGCGCAACGCATCGCGCAGTGGCACGCGCGGGCGCGGCGCAGCCGCGCGGCGTACCTGGCCTGCGTCTGCGGCGTGTGGCTGTTGCCGCTGGCGGCGTGGGTCGCGCGCAGCTACGGCGCCGGCCCGGCCTCGGCCGCGGCCGCGCTCGGCGCCGCGGCGGTGGGCTGGCGCGCCTGGCGCGGCGCGAGGGCGCTGGACCGCCAGTGGCTGCGGCGCCGGCTCGACGCGTTGCGCGCCGACATGGACGACAGCGCCGATCTGTTGTTCGCCGACGACGCGGCGCTTGTTGGCTTGCAGCGCCTGCAACGCGCGCGCCTGCAACGGCGCATCGAGACCGCGCCGGCCTCGGACCTGCGTCTGCCCTGGAACTGGCGGTCGCTGGCGGTCGGCGCGTCGCTCGCGCTGGCGCTGGCCGCGGCCGCCGCGTGGTGGCCGCAGCCGCGCCCGCAGGCGCCCGGACCGGCCTTGTCGCCCGCGCCGCCGGTCGCCGCCGCGCCCGGCCAGCCGCGTCTGGTCGCGCAGGCCCTGCGCATCGAACCGCCGGCCTACACCGGCCTGCCGGCGCGCGACGAGCCCGCGCTGGAAGGCCGCGCGGCCGAAGGCGCGCGGCTGCGCTGGCGCCTGCGCTTCCAGCCGCAGCCGGCGCAGGCGGCGCTGGTCTTCCACGACGGCGAACGCCTGCCGCTGCGGCGCGAAGGCGAGGACTGGAGCGCGCAGCGCACGCTGGCCAAGTCGACGCTGTACCGGATCGACGCCAGCGGCGCGCCGCCGGCGCAGGCCCGGCGTTTGTATCGGCTCGACGTCGTTCCCGACCGGCCGCCGCAGTTGCGCGTGCTCCAGCCCGAGCGCGGCCTGACCCTGCTGGCACCGGGCCAAAAGGCGTGGCCGCTGGCGTTCGAAGCCAGCGACGACTACGGCGTCGCGGCGACCGCGCGCCTGCGCATCACCCTGGTCCAGGGCAGCGGCGAGCAGATCAGCTTCCGCGAACGCAGCGTGGACCTGCGCGGCAGCGGCAACGCCCGTGCCAAACGCTTCGTCCATCGCCTCGACCTCGCCACGCTCGGCTACGCGCTCGGCGACGACCTGATCGTGCAACTCAGCGTCAGCGACAACCGCGCGCCGCAGGCGCAGACCGCGCTGAGCCCGAGCCTGATCCTGCGCTGGCCGGCCGACGCGGGCAGCGAGGCGACCGGCATCGAAGGCATGGTCAAGACCGTGCTGCCGGCGTACTTCCGCAGCCAGCGCCAGATCATCATCGATGCCGAGACGCTGATCGCGCAAAAGCGCAAGTTCGACGGCGAGAGCTTCGAGAAGAAGTCCGACGCGATCGGCGTCGACCAGCGCCTGCTGCGCCTGCGCTACGGCCAGTTCCTCGGCGAGGAGGCCGAGGGCGAGCCCAAGCTGCCGACCAGCGACAGCGAGGACGATCACGATCATGGCCGCGATGGCGATGGCCACGCCGGCCATGAGCCGTCCGCGCCGGCCGCGGCGCACGACGATCACGACCACGGCGCCGCCGCGGCCAAACCCGCGTTCGGCGAGGAAGGCGCGGTGCTGGAGGAGTTCGGCCACACCCACGACCATGCCGAGGCCGCGACCTTGCTCGATCCGCAGACCCGCAAGCTGCTGAAGTCGGCGCTGGACCAGATGTGGCAGTCCGAACTGCACCTGCGCCAGGGCCAGCCGCAGCGCGCGTTGCCGTTCGCGTACAAGGCGCTGGGTTTCATCAAGCAGGTGCAGCAGGCCAGCCGCATCTACCTGGCCCGGGTCGGGCCGGAACTGCCGCCCATCGACGAGAGCCGGCGCCTGAGCGGCGATCGCGCGGGACTCGCGCGGCGCGAGGACGCGCTGACCCCGGCGACCGCGGCCGACCCGCTGCCGGCGCGACTGTGGCGCGAACTGGACGCGCCGGCGTCGCAGCCGGTCGACTACGCCGCGTTGGAACGCTGGCTCGGCGCCAACAACGAGCGGGTGGCCGATCCGCTGGCCTTCGCCGCCGCGCTGTCGGCGCTGCGCGACCGGCCCGATTGCGGCGAATGCCGCGCCCGCCTGCGCGGCCTGTTGTGGCCGTTGCTGCAGCGGCCGGCGGCGGCGGTGCGCGCGCGCGCCGCGGGCGATGCGCGCGACCGCCGTTATCTTGACGGCCTGCCGCAGGAGGCGCGATGA
- a CDS encoding carboxypeptidase regulatory-like domain-containing protein encodes MTARFAGDLLSAEAAVALLLALAAALAMARTLWRQHRAEPATRSRGWRVAALVLAQPLLAGLLYAALLPPRLPERAGSLVVATAGAADAALDAAAGDARVRLPEAPRSQAGERVPDLASALRRYPHSRRVRVVGAGLLARDRDAVRGHVLDFAAPPLPRGIVGVWTPARIGEGEAFTVYGRAQGLDGGAVELLDPAGQRIDRVVPDADGGFAVDAVVRVAGRAGFVLRALDPRQRPVERVTLPLSVEAEPPTRVLLLAGAPGPELKYLRRWASDAGIKLHTQLAVGAGLQLGDAPLRIDAATLAGFDALILDERAWDALAPAQRGALAIALRDGLGVLLRVTGPLSPGLRVQLRGFGLEPGAGGDSAPLRWPAERYDEAGLRARLGPGSADAPHSREQAPAALPVLTRRSLALDAPALQPLGRDADGRAFAAWRAAGQGRIALWGLGDSFRLVLAGREDAHAQLWSRALSALARPRGDARARIDGSLRVGERVRLCGVGAQAQVAAPDGSRIALLPDPAAGPSACAGFWPTQAGWHALTQGSRSQDFYVRALDDAPGLRASELREATLALALRSQPAAGGGAVAAPTDGERGSPWPWFAAWLALCAALWWFERSRLGRASGSAPSDPR; translated from the coding sequence ATGACCGCGCGGTTCGCAGGCGATCTCCTGTCCGCGGAGGCGGCGGTCGCGCTGCTGCTTGCGCTCGCCGCGGCGCTGGCGATGGCGCGCACGCTGTGGCGCCAGCATCGCGCCGAACCGGCGACGCGTTCGCGCGGCTGGCGCGTCGCGGCGCTGGTGCTGGCGCAGCCGCTGCTGGCCGGATTGCTGTACGCCGCGTTGTTGCCGCCGCGCCTGCCGGAGCGGGCCGGCAGCCTGGTCGTCGCCACCGCCGGCGCCGCCGACGCGGCCCTGGACGCCGCGGCCGGCGATGCGCGCGTGCGCCTGCCGGAAGCGCCGCGCAGCCAGGCCGGCGAGCGCGTGCCGGATCTGGCCAGCGCCTTGCGCCGTTATCCGCACAGCCGGCGCGTGCGCGTGGTCGGCGCCGGACTGCTCGCGCGCGACCGCGACGCGGTGCGCGGGCACGTGTTGGATTTCGCCGCGCCGCCGTTGCCGCGCGGCATCGTCGGGGTGTGGACGCCGGCCCGAATCGGCGAGGGCGAAGCCTTCACCGTGTACGGTCGCGCGCAGGGCCTGGACGGCGGCGCGGTGGAATTGCTCGATCCGGCCGGCCAGCGCATCGACCGCGTCGTACCCGATGCCGACGGCGGTTTCGCCGTGGATGCGGTGGTGCGCGTCGCCGGCCGCGCCGGATTCGTCCTGCGCGCGCTCGATCCGCGGCAGCGCCCGGTCGAGCGCGTGACGTTGCCGTTGTCGGTCGAGGCCGAGCCGCCGACGCGCGTGTTGCTGCTGGCCGGCGCGCCCGGGCCGGAACTCAAGTACCTGCGGCGCTGGGCCAGCGACGCCGGCATCAAGCTGCATACCCAGCTCGCGGTCGGCGCCGGCCTGCAACTCGGCGACGCGCCGTTGCGCATCGATGCGGCGACCCTGGCCGGCTTCGATGCGCTGATCCTCGACGAGCGCGCCTGGGACGCGCTCGCGCCGGCCCAGCGCGGCGCGCTGGCGATCGCGCTGCGCGACGGCCTGGGCGTGCTGTTGCGCGTCACCGGCCCGCTGTCGCCGGGCCTGCGCGTGCAACTGCGCGGCTTCGGTCTGGAACCCGGCGCGGGCGGCGACAGCGCGCCGCTGCGGTGGCCGGCGGAGCGCTACGACGAAGCCGGCTTGCGCGCGCGCCTGGGCCCGGGCAGCGCCGACGCGCCGCACTCGCGCGAACAGGCGCCGGCGGCCTTGCCGGTGCTGACCCGGCGCAGTTTGGCGCTGGATGCGCCGGCGTTGCAGCCGCTGGGTCGCGACGCGGACGGCCGCGCCTTCGCCGCGTGGCGCGCGGCGGGGCAGGGACGGATCGCGCTGTGGGGGCTGGGCGACAGCTTCCGCCTGGTCCTGGCCGGGCGCGAGGACGCGCATGCGCAGTTGTGGAGCCGGGCGTTGTCGGCGCTGGCGCGGCCGCGCGGCGACGCGCGCGCGCGCATCGACGGCAGCCTGCGCGTCGGCGAGCGGGTGCGACTGTGCGGCGTCGGCGCGCAGGCGCAGGTGGCCGCGCCGGACGGCTCGCGCATCGCGTTGTTGCCGGACCCGGCCGCGGGGCCGTCGGCCTGCGCCGGTTTCTGGCCGACGCAGGCCGGCTGGCATGCGCTTACGCAAGGCTCGCGGTCGCAGGATTTTTACGTGCGCGCGCTCGACGACGCGCCGGGACTGCGCGCGAGCGAATTGCGCGAGGCGACGCTGGCGCTGGCGTTGCGCTCGCAGCCTGCCGCCGGCGGCGGCGCCGTTGCCGCGCCAACGGATGGCGAGCGCGGCTCGCCGTGGCCGTGGTTCGCGGCATGGCTGGCGCTGTGCGCCGCGCTGTGGTGGTTCGAACGCTCGCGACTGGGGCGGGCTTCGGGTTCAGCGCCTTCCGATCCGCGGTAA
- a CDS encoding DUF6053 domain-containing protein, producing MRFAASVHRGGSESVGPEGPPTGAKALPQKRRLEACVGGASAPTLFAQVASGFHRDGSESIGPEGPPTAAKALP from the coding sequence ATGCGGTTCGCTGCGAGCGTTCATCGCGGCGGATCGGAAAGCGTCGGGCCTGAAGGCCCTCCCACAGGAGCGAAGGCTCTCCCACAGAAGCGTCGGCTTGAGGCTTGTGTGGGAGGGGCTTCAGCCCCGACGCTGTTCGCTCAGGTCGCCTCGGGCTTTCATCGCGACGGATCGGAAAGCATCGGGCCTGAAGGCCCTCCCACAGCAGCCAAAGCTCTCCCATAG
- a CDS encoding SDR family oxidoreductase, with amino-acid sequence MDLDLTGKHALVCGASEGIGRAAARELALLGCDVTVLARRAEALAAVAAELPRRGAQAHGWIAADVSEHAALSAQVQALAAGKPVQILINNTGGPPGGPAHAAEDAAYLDAFNRHLLANHALLRAALPGMRAAQWGRVVNVISTSVKEPIVGLGVSNTIRGAVASWAKTLSRELGADGITVNNVLPGYTRTARIDQIVADRARNSGQAPEAVLEAMRKTVPANRFAEPAEIGAAIAFLCSPAAGYINGVSLAVDGGRMQSI; translated from the coding sequence ATGGATCTGGATCTCACCGGCAAGCACGCCCTGGTTTGCGGCGCCTCCGAGGGCATCGGCCGCGCCGCCGCGCGGGAACTGGCCCTGCTGGGCTGCGACGTGACCGTGCTGGCGCGACGCGCCGAGGCGTTGGCCGCGGTCGCCGCCGAACTGCCGCGGCGCGGCGCGCAGGCGCACGGCTGGATCGCCGCCGACGTGTCCGAACACGCCGCGCTGTCGGCGCAGGTGCAGGCGCTGGCCGCGGGCAAGCCGGTGCAGATCCTGATCAACAACACCGGCGGCCCGCCGGGCGGCCCGGCGCATGCGGCCGAGGACGCCGCCTATCTCGACGCGTTCAACCGCCACTTGCTCGCCAACCACGCGCTGCTGCGCGCGGCGCTGCCGGGCATGCGCGCGGCGCAGTGGGGGCGCGTGGTCAACGTGATCTCGACCTCGGTCAAGGAGCCCATCGTCGGCCTGGGCGTGTCCAACACCATCCGCGGCGCAGTGGCGAGCTGGGCCAAGACCCTCTCGCGCGAACTCGGCGCGGACGGCATCACCGTCAACAACGTGCTGCCGGGCTACACCCGCACCGCGCGCATCGACCAGATCGTCGCCGACCGCGCGCGCAACAGCGGCCAGGCGCCGGAAGCGGTGCTCGAAGCGATGCGCAAGACCGTACCGGCCAACCGCTTCGCCGAACCGGCCGAGATCGGCGCGGCCATCGCCTTCCTGTGTTCGCCGGCGGCCGGCTACATCAACGGCGTGAGCCTGGCGGTGGATGGCGGGCGGATGCAGTCGATCTGA
- a CDS encoding FMN-binding negative transcriptional regulator → MYLPRAFDETDLGALDRLAAADAFATLVTVRDDAPQVSHLPVLYAREGERIELRGHWARPNPQARHAGAALAILHGPHAYISPGWYPDKETAARVPTWNYAVAHLHGQLHTFDDEAALAALVDDLSVRHEAQVGGDWRFESERDELRRQLRGIVGFRFAVERIELKFKLSQNHPLANRENVAAQLQAQDREDSRAVAALMRERMAARGRED, encoded by the coding sequence ATGTACCTGCCGCGCGCGTTCGACGAAACCGACCTGGGCGCGCTCGACCGCCTCGCCGCGGCCGACGCCTTCGCCACCCTGGTGACCGTGCGCGACGACGCGCCGCAGGTCAGCCACTTGCCGGTGCTGTACGCGCGCGAGGGCGAGCGGATCGAACTGCGCGGCCACTGGGCGCGGCCGAACCCGCAGGCGCGCCACGCCGGCGCGGCGCTGGCGATCCTGCACGGACCGCATGCCTACATCTCGCCCGGCTGGTATCCGGACAAGGAAACCGCCGCGCGCGTGCCGACCTGGAACTACGCGGTCGCGCATCTGCACGGCCAGTTGCACACCTTCGACGACGAGGCCGCGCTGGCGGCGCTGGTCGACGACCTCAGCGTGCGGCACGAAGCGCAGGTCGGCGGCGATTGGCGTTTCGAAAGCGAACGCGACGAGCTGCGCCGGCAACTGCGCGGCATCGTCGGTTTCCGTTTCGCGGTCGAGCGGATCGAACTGAAATTCAAGCTCAGCCAGAACCATCCGCTGGCCAATCGCGAGAACGTCGCCGCGCAGCTGCAGGCGCAGGACCGCGAGGACAGCCGCGCGGTCGCCGCGCTGATGCGCGAGCGCATGGCCGCGCGCGGGCGGGAAGACTGA
- the asnS gene encoding asparagine--tRNA ligase: MTVVSVEQALAGKIPAGGEVTVRGWVRTRRDSKAGLSFVNVSDGSCFAPIQVVATNELGNYDSEIKHLSSGCSVIATGTLVASQGQGQSFEIQASSVEVVGWVEDPLTYPMQPKQHSLEYLREFAHLRPRTNLFGAVTRIRHCLSQAVHRYFHENGYYWISTPIVTTSDAEGAGQMFRVSTLDLANLPRGKDGAVDFSRDFFGKETFLTVSGQLNVEAYCLALSKVYTFGPTFRAENSNTTRHLAEFWMIEPEIAFADLMENAQVAEDFLKYLFRAVLDERADDMAFIAERVQPDAIKRLEAFVNSPFERIDYTDAIALLQKSGKKFEFPVEWGLDLQTEHERWLTEEHVGRPVVVLNYPEHFKAFYMRLNDDGKTVAAMDVLAPGIGEIIGGSQREERLDVLDARMAQFGLDPAHYGWYRDFRRYGTVPHAGFGLGFERLVVYVCGLANIRDAIAYPRAPGSAEF; this comes from the coding sequence ATGACGGTGGTAAGCGTCGAACAGGCACTCGCAGGCAAGATCCCGGCGGGCGGCGAGGTCACGGTACGCGGCTGGGTGCGCACCCGGCGCGATTCCAAGGCCGGGCTGAGCTTCGTCAATGTCAGCGACGGCTCCTGCTTCGCGCCGATCCAGGTCGTGGCGACCAACGAGCTGGGCAACTACGACAGCGAGATCAAGCACCTGAGCAGCGGCTGCTCGGTGATCGCCACCGGCACCCTGGTGGCCTCGCAGGGCCAGGGCCAGAGCTTCGAGATCCAGGCCTCGTCGGTGGAAGTGGTCGGCTGGGTCGAGGACCCGCTGACCTACCCGATGCAGCCCAAGCAGCACTCGCTGGAGTACCTGCGCGAGTTCGCCCACCTGCGCCCGCGCACCAACCTGTTCGGTGCGGTCACCCGCATCCGCCACTGCCTGTCGCAGGCCGTGCACCGCTACTTCCACGAGAACGGCTACTACTGGATCAGCACGCCGATCGTCACCACCTCCGACGCCGAGGGCGCCGGACAGATGTTCCGCGTGTCGACCCTGGACCTGGCCAACCTGCCGCGCGGCAAGGACGGCGCGGTCGACTTCTCGCGCGACTTCTTCGGCAAGGAAACCTTCCTGACCGTGTCCGGCCAGCTCAACGTCGAGGCCTACTGCCTGGCGCTGAGCAAGGTCTACACCTTCGGCCCGACCTTCCGCGCCGAGAACAGCAACACCACGCGCCACCTGGCCGAGTTCTGGATGATCGAGCCGGAGATCGCCTTCGCCGACCTGATGGAGAACGCCCAGGTCGCCGAGGACTTCCTCAAGTACCTGTTCCGCGCGGTGCTGGACGAACGCGCCGACGACATGGCCTTCATCGCCGAACGCGTGCAGCCCGACGCGATCAAGCGGCTGGAGGCGTTCGTCAACTCGCCGTTCGAGCGCATCGACTACACCGACGCGATCGCGCTGCTGCAGAAGTCGGGCAAGAAGTTCGAGTTCCCGGTCGAATGGGGCCTGGACCTGCAGACCGAGCACGAGCGCTGGCTGACCGAGGAACACGTCGGCCGTCCGGTGGTGGTGCTGAACTACCCCGAGCACTTCAAGGCCTTCTACATGCGCCTGAACGACGACGGTAAGACGGTCGCGGCGATGGACGTGCTGGCCCCGGGCATCGGCGAGATCATCGGCGGCAGCCAGCGCGAGGAACGCCTGGACGTGCTCGACGCGCGCATGGCCCAGTTCGGCCTGGACCCGGCCCACTACGGCTGGTACCGCGACTTCCGCCGCTACGGCACGGTGCCGCACGCCGGTTTCGGCCTGGGCTTCGAGCGGCTGGTGGTGTACGTGTGCGGGCTGGCCAACATCCGCGACGCCATCGCCTATCCGCGCGCGCCGGGCAGCGCGGAGTTCTGA